A portion of the Platichthys flesus chromosome 7, fPlaFle2.1, whole genome shotgun sequence genome contains these proteins:
- the LOC133957141 gene encoding chitinase-3-like protein 2 — MCNIILTAGLCLVIASLGSSERLVCYFNSLAEDRADAGKFTIEDIDPNKCTHLIYAFSDINDFNEMVPSRGADIFRYQLFNGLKTRNPSLKTLLAVGGPTFNKEKFTKMVSTTQKRTKFIQSAVALLRIFQFDGLNLDWMYPVGAGGDPDNKQKFTLLCKELNAAFETEGNKHNHDRLILTASVSAEREVIDASYEVKNITKDLDFLNVLTYDFHGPWENFTGHHSPLFGGSHDTGDKIYYNTDSAMQYWVDKGAPAQLLNLGLAAYGRAFSLSSASSAVGAPASGTGEEGCYTGEEGFWAYYETCLYTEGATVQRIADQKVPYAITENQWVGFDDTRSITTKVSYLKSKNFGGAFVWSLDLDDFSGKFCNQSKSPFISRLNYLLVQSKRF, encoded by the exons ATGTGCAACATTATTCTGACAGCAG GTCTCTGCCTGGTCATCGCCAGCTTGG GCTCTTCCGAAAGGCTGGTGTGTTACTTTAACAGCTTGGCCGAAGATAGAGCAGACGCCGGGAAGTTCACGATTGAGGATATCGATCCGAACAAATGTACCCATCTGATCTACGCCTTCTCTGACATCAATGATTTCAATGAGATGGTCCCGTCTAGAGGAGCAGACATATTTCGATATCAGTTGTTTAATGGGCTCAAAACCAG AAATccttcactcaaaaccctgttGGCTGTTGGTGGTCCAACCTTTAACAAAGAAAA ATTCACTAAGATGGTGTCAACCACACAAAAGAGAACAAAGTTCATCCAGTCTGCTGTCGCACTACTGAGAATATTTCAGTTTGATGGGTTAAACCTGGACTGGATGTATCCTGTGGGAGCAGGAGGTGACCCAGACAACAAGCAGAAATTTACACTGCTGTGCAAG GAGCTCAATGCTGCCTTTGAGACTGAAGggaacaaacacaaccatgacCGACTAATCCTCACAGCAAGTGTCTCTGCTGAGAGAGAGGTTATTGATGCCAGTTATGAAGTCAAAAACATTACCAA GGACCTGGACTTCCTCAATGTGCTGACATATGACTTTCACGGCCCCTGGGAAAATTTCACAGGACATCATAGTCCCTTATTCGGGGGATCCCACGATACTGGAGACAAAATCTACTATAATACT GACTCTGCCATGCAGTATTGGGTGGACAAGGGAGCACCTGCACAATTGCTAAATTTGGGACTAGCTGCATATGGGCGAgctttttccctctcctctgcatcCAGTGCTGTTGGAGCTCCAGCCAGCGGCACTGGTGAAGAAGGCTGCTACACTGGTGAAGAAGGATTCTGGGCCTATTATGag ACTTGCCTTTATACTGAAGGGGCTACAGTCCAACGGATTGCTGATCAGAAAGTTCCATATGCCATCACAGAAAACCAGTGGGTTGGATTTGATGACACACGCAGCATTACTACAAAG gTCAGTTACTTAAAATCCAAAAACTTTGGAGGAGCTTTTGTTTGGTCTCTGGACCTGGATGACTTCAGCGGAAAGTTCTGTAACCAGAGCAAAAGTCCCTTCATCAGCCGCTTGAATTATCTCCTGGTTCAAAGTAAGAGATTTTAA
- the LOC133957143 gene encoding mucin-2-like has protein sequence MPTSTTTTLMTTNTTPTTTSTTPSTATPSTTTTTQTTTIAKTTTKTQTTTTPTTTTTPTTMTTTPMTTIATMTTKTQTTNARTQTTTITILSTTKPTPMTTTPTTISTTPTTPTTTTTTPKTAIATTTTKTPTTTIETAMTTTTTPATTTTPTNTTRTQTTTTSNPTTMGTAPMITTTTPTTTTTTSTPTTTTTTTTPTITTNTPTTSTTTLTTTTTTPTPTTPTTTTTTITPTIKTTSPTTTTTPTQSTPTTSTTTQTTTTETPTTTKTTPTTTTTPTTTTTTTTTKTTITPTQSTPTTSTTTQTTTTETPTTTTKNPTTTTTTATTTTTTPTTTTTTQIATTTTPTTSTNTTTPATTTTTPTTKTQTTTTTTATITISTPTTTTPTTATTTQTTPTTTPTTTTTTPTSTTTTPTPTTTTTTPTTTTTTPATTTTTPTTSTTTPTTITTTPATTPTTPTTTTPTTTTTTPTTTTTTPTSSTTSPTTTTTTATPTSTTTTPTTTTTTPTTQTTNPTTSTTTRPTTTTTPTTTTTPMTTTTTPTTTTPTSTTTFPTTTTTTPTTPTTTPTTSTTTPTSTTTTPTTTTTTPTTPTTNPTTTTTTPTTTTTSPTTTTAIPTTTTTTPMTTTTTPTTTTHTTTT, from the coding sequence aTGCCAACGAGCACAACAACTACTCTGATGACCACAAATACAACTCCAACAACCACATCAACCACTCCAAGTACAGCAACTCCaagtaccactaccacaactcaAACGACAACAATCGCAAAAACCACAACCAAAACTCAAACTACCACAACCCCTACTaccacaactactccaactaccatgacaacaactccaatgaccacaaTCGCAACTATGACAACCAAAACTCAAACTACCAATGCACGAACTCAAACTACTACCATAACTATTCTAAGTACCACAAAACcaactccaatgaccacaactccaactaccatATCCACCACtccaactactccaactaccacaacaacaactccaaaaACCGCAATCGCAACTACCACCACCAAAACTCCAACCACCACAATAGAAACTGCcatgaccacaacaactactccagctacaacaactactccaactaacACAACCCGAACTCAAACTACCACGACAAGTAATCCAACTACTATGGGCACAGCTCCAATGATCACAACCACAACCCCcactaccactaccactacctcaaccccaactaccactaccacaacaacaactccaactatCACAACAAACACTCCAACTACCAGTACCACAACTCTgactaccacaacaactactccaactccaactactccaactaccactaccacaaccaTAACTCCAACTATCAAAACAACctctccaactaccacaactactccaactcAATCTACTCCGACTACTTCTACCACAACCCAAACTACCACTACCgaaaccccaactaccactaaaACAACTCCAACGACCACAACAACTCcaacgaccacaacaactacaacaactaccaAGACCACAATTACTCCAACTCAATCTACTCCGACTACTTCTACCACAACCCAAACTACAACTACCgaaaccccaactaccactacaaaaaatccaactaccacaacaactaccgcaactaccacaacaacaacccccactaccactaccacaacccaAATtgccacaacaactactccaactacttctaccaataccacaactccagctaccacaacaactactcccaCTACCAAAACCcaaactaccactacaacaactgcAACGATCACAATatctactccaactaccacaaccccaactactgCTACAACAACTCAAACGACcccaacaactactccaactaccacaacaacaaccccaactTCCACTACAACAACGccaactccaactaccactaccacaaccccaactaccactaccacaactccagctaccacaacaacaactccaactacttctaccacaaccccaactaccataaccacaactccagctaccacaccaactactccaactaccacaaccccaactaccactacaacaactccaacgactacaacaactactccaacttcTTCTACCACAagcccaactaccactaccacaacagCTACTCCAActtccactacaacaactccaactaccactacaacaactccaacaacccAAACAACTAATCCAACTACCTCTACCACAACCCGAcctaccactacaacaactccaactacaacaacaactccaatgaccacaacaacaactccgACTACCACAACGCCAACTTCCACTACAACATttccaactaccactacaacaactccaacaaccccaacaactactccaaccacctctaccacaaccccaacttccaccacaacaactccaactaccactacaacaactccaacaacccCAACAACTAatccaactaccacaacaactactccaactaccactaccacaagcccaactaccactaccgcaattccaactacaacaacaacaactccaatgaccacaacaactactccgaCTACCACAACCCacactaccactaca
- the LOC133957144 gene encoding uncharacterized protein LOC133957144, whose translation MTTTTTSTTTTPTTTPTTTTTTPTTTTTSPTTITTFPTTTTTTPTTTATPSTTTTTPTTSTTTPTTITTTPATTPTTPTTTTPTTTTTTPSTTTPTTTTTAPTTTITTTMTTTTTPPTTTTTPTTTTTTPTTTTTTTTTPTTTTTTPMTTTTTPTITTTTPMTTTTTPTTTTPTTITTTPMTTTTPTSTTTTPTTPTTTTPTTTTTTPTCNYHYHNSSYHNSYSSFHNNNSNYHNDNYNDHNTYHYHYNNSNDHYPLN comes from the exons atgaccacaacaactacttcaactaccacaaccccaacaacGACTCcaacgaccacaacaactactccaactaccactaccacaagcCCAACTACCATTACCACATTTCCAACgactacaacaactactccaactacaactgCCACACCTTCTACTaccacaactactccaactacttctaccacaaccccaactaccataaccacaactccagctacaacaccaactactccaactaccacaaccccaactaccactaccacaaccccatctaccacaaccccaactaccactacaacagCTCCAACAACCACAATAACAACTAcaatgaccacaacaactactccacctaccactacaacaactccaacaaccacaacaactacaccaactacaacaactaccactaccacaaccccaactaccactacaacaactccaatgaccacaaccacaaccccaactatcactacaacaactccaatgaccacaacaactactccaactaccacaaccccaactaccattacaacaactccaatgaccacaactactccaacttctactacaacaactccaactactcccactaccactaccccaactaccactacaacaactccaacg TGCAACTATcactaccacaactccagctaccaCAACAGCTACTCCAGcttccacaacaacaactccaactaccacaatgACAACTACAACGACCACAACAcctaccactaccactacaacaactccaacgacCACTACC CCCTCAACTGA
- the LOC133957147 gene encoding chitinase-3-like protein 2 — MCNIVLTAGLCLVIASLGSSERLVCYFNSLAEDRADAGKFTIEDIDPNKCTHLIYAFSDINDFNEMVPTRRADIFRYQLFNGLKTRNPSLKTLLAVGGPTFNKEKFTTMLSTTQKRTTFIQSAVALLRIFQFDGLNLDWMYPVGAGGDPDNKQKFTLLCKELNAAFETEGNKHNRDRLILTASVSAEREVIDASYEVKNITKDLDFLNVLTYDFHGPWENFTGHHSPLFGGSHDTGDKIYYNTDSAMQYWVDKGAPAQLLNLGLAAYGRAFSLSSASSAVGAPASGTGEEGCYTGEEGFWAYYETCLYTEGATVQRIADQKVPYAITENQWVGFDDTHSISTKVSYLKSKHFGGAFVWSLDLDDFSGKFCNQSKSPFISHLNSLLSKFYDHNPYYHYNFSKDPNYYDNISNNYANEHNNYSDDHEYNSNNHINHSKYNNSKYQYHNSNDNNRKNLNQNSNYHIPYDHNYSNYHDNNSNDHNRNYDNQNSNYQHTNSNYYHNYSKYHKTNSNDHNTNYHIHHSNYSNYHNNNSKNRNRNYHDQNSNHHNRNYHDHNNYSSYNNYSN; from the exons ATGTGCAACATAGTTCTGACAGCAG GTCTCTGCCTGGTCATCGCCAGCTTGG GCTCTTCCGAAAGGCTGGTGTGTTACTTTAACAGCTTGGCCGAAGATAGAGCAGATGCCGGGAAGTTCACGATTGAGGATATCGATCCGAACAAATGTACCCATCTGATCTACGCCTTCTCTGACATCAATGATTTCAATGAGATGGTCCCGACTAGAAGAGCAGACATATTTCGATATCAGTTGTTTAATGGGCTCAAAACCAG AAATccttcactcaaaaccctgttGGCTGTTGGTGGTCCAACCTTTAACAAAGAAAA ATTCACTACGATGCTGTCAACCACACAAAAGAGAACAACATTCATCCAGTCTGCTGTCGCACTACTGCGAATATTTCAGTTTGATGGGTTAAACCTGGACTGGATGTATCCTGTGGGAGCAGGAGGTGACCCAGACAACAAGCAGAAATTTACACTGCTGTGCAAG GAGCTCAATGCTGCCTTTGAGACTGAAGGGAACAAACACAACCGTGACCGATTAATCCTCACAGCAAGTGTCTCTGCTGAGAGAGAGGTTATTGATGCCAGTTATGAAGTCAAAAACATTACCAA GGACCTGGACTTCCTTAATGTGCTGACATATGACTTTCACGGCCCCTGGGAAAATTTCACAGGACATCATAGTCCCTTATTCGGGGGATCCCACGATACTGGAGACAAAATCTACTATAATACT GACTCTGCCATGCAGTATTGGGTGGACAAGGGAGCACCTGCACAATTGCTAAATTTGGGACTAGCTGCATATGGGCGAgctttttccctctcctctgcatcCAGTGCTGTTGGAGCTCCAGCCAGCGGCACTGGTGAAGAAGGCTGCTACACTGGTGAAGAAGGATTCTGGGCCTATTATGag ACTTGCCTTTATACTGAAGGGGCTACAGTCCAACGGATTGCTGATCAGAAAGTTCCATATGCCATCACAGAAAACCAGTGGGTTGGATTtgatgacacacacagcattagTACAAAG gTCAGTTACTTAAAATCAAAACACTTTGGAGGAGCTTTTGTTTGGTCTCTGGACCTGGATGACTTCAGCGGAAAGTTCTGTAACCAGAGCAAAAGTCCCTTCATCAGCCACCTGAATTCTCTCCTG TCTAA GTTCTACGACCACAACCCCTACTACCACTACAACTTTTCAAAAGACCCAAACTACTACGACAACATCTCAAA caactaTGCCAACGAGCACAACAACTACTCTGATGACCACGAATACAACTCCAACAACCACATCAACCACTCCAAGTACAACAACTCCAAGTACCAGTACCACAACTCCAACGACAACAATCGCAAAAACCTCAACCAAAACTCAAACTACCACATCCCCTACGaccacaactactccaactaccatgacaacaactccaatgaccacaaTCGCAACTATGACAACCAAAACTCAAACTaccaacacacaaactcaaactaCTACCATAACTATTCTAAGTACCACAAAACcaactccaatgaccacaacaCCAACTACCATATCCACCACtccaactactccaactaccacaacaacaactccaaaaACCGCAATCGCAACTACCACGACCAAAACTCCAACCACCACAATAGAAACTACcatgaccacaacaactactccagctacaacaactactccaactaa
- the LOC133957148 gene encoding mucin-2-like: MGRYHNSDYHNNYSNYSNYHYHNPTTPTTSTTSPTTTTTSPATTTATPASTTTTPTTTTTTTTTTTPTTTTTPTTTTTTTTPMTSTTTPTTSTTTPTSTTTTPTTTTTTPTTTTHTTTTTPMTTTTTSTTATPTTTPTTTTTTPTTTTTSPTTITTFPTTTTTTPTTTATPSTTTTTPNTSTTTPTTITTTPATKPTTPTTTTPTTTTTTPMTTTTSPTTTTTTPTTTTTTPMTTTTSQITIRTTPTTTTTTPTTTTTTPTTSTTTPTTTSTTPSTTTPTTTTTAPTTTTTTTTPTTTTTTTTTTPTTTTTTTPTTSTTTPTTTTPATTITTTTPTTTTTTPTTTTTTPTTTTTTPMTTTTSSTSTITTPTTTTTTPTTTTTTPTTSTTTPTTTTPATTTTTPTSTTTTPTSTTTTPTTTTTTPTTTTTTPTTTTTTPTTSTSITTPTPTTTTPATTTTIPTSTTTTPTTTTTTPTTTTTSPTTTTTT, from the exons ATGGGCAGA TACCACAACTCTgactaccacaacaactactccaactactccaactaccactaccacaacc caactactccaactacttcTACAACAagcccaactaccactaccacatcTCCAGCTACCACAACAGCTACTCCAGcttccacaacaacaactccaactaccacaacgacaactacaacaaccacaacacctaccactaccactactccaacgaccactaccactacaacaactccaatgacctcaacaactactccaactacctctaccacaaccccaacttccactacaacaactccaacaaccacaacaactactccaactaccacaacccacACTACCACTacaactccaatgaccacaacaactacttcAACTACCGCAACCCCAACAACGACTCcaacgaccacaacaactactccaactaccactaccacaagcCCAACTACCATTACCACATTTCCAACGactacaaccactactccaactacaactgCCACACCTTCTACTACCACAACTACTCCAAATActtctaccacaaccccaactaccataaccacaactccagctaccaaaccaactactccaactaccacaaccccaacaaccactacaacaacaccaatgaccacaacaactagtccaactaccactaccacaaccccaactaccacaacaacaactccaatgaccacaacaactagTCAAATTACCATTAGaacaaccccaacaaccactacaacaactccaacaaccacaacaactactccaactacttctaccacaaccccaactaccacttcCACAACCCCatctaccacaaccccaactaccactacaacagCTCCAACAACCACAA ccactacaacaactccaactaccacaacaactacaacGACCACAACAcctaccactaccactacaacaactccaactacttctaccacaactccaactaccacaactccagctaccacaataactaccacaactccaactaccacaacaactactccaactaccactaccacaaccccgactaccactacaacaactccaatgaccacaacaactagTTCAACTTCCACTATcacaaccccaacaaccactacaacaactccaacgaccacaacaactactccaactacttctaccacaaccccaactaccacaactccagctaccacaacaactactccaacttcaactacaacaactccaacttccacaaccactactccaactaccactaccacaaccccaacaaccactacaacaactccaacgaccacaacaactactccgaCTACTTCTACTTCTATCACAACCCcaactcccactaccacaactccagctaccaCAACAACTATTCCAActtccactacaacaactccaactaccacaacaacaaccccaactaccacaacaactagtccaactaccactaccacaacc